In the Eremothecium cymbalariae DBVPG#7215 chromosome 7, complete sequence genome, one interval contains:
- the TYS1 gene encoding tyrosine--tRNA ligase TYS1 (similar to Ashbya gossypii AAL148W) has protein sequence MSETIVDPKEAYELIVQNLQEVFNPQIIKDVLEVQKRPLKLYWGTAPTGKPHCGYFVPMTKLAHFLKAGCEVTVLLADLHAFLDNMKASLEVVNYRAKYYEYVVKAILRSINVPIEKLKFVVGSSYQTSHNYAMDLFRMSNVVSQNDAKRAGADVVKQVANPLLSGLIYPLMQALDEEYLDVDAQFGGLDQRKIFVLAEENLQSLGYRKRAHLMNPMVPGLTSGGKMSASDPNSKIDVLEEPKQVKKKINTAYCSPGDVDDNGLLSFVKYVLEPIQELKKGVGSFEFFVARPEKFGGPITYTSFNDLKQDFKDQKLAPPDLKTGVSDGIIELLAPIREEFLNSPDFQEAALKGYPVAEQKQKKPKKPKNKGTQYPGIQNSKLDEPIEPVLSGKLKNTNLEDGK, from the coding sequence ATGTCAGAAACCATAGTTGATCCGAAAGAAGCTTACGAGCTTATTGTGCAAAATTTGCAAGAGGTGTTCAATCCGCAGATAATTAAGGATGTTTTGGAAGTGCAGAAACGGCCTTTGAAGTTGTATTGGGGTACTGCGCCGACAGGTAAGCCACATTGTGGATATTTTGTTCCGATGACGAAGTTGGCGCATTTCTTGAAGGCAGGATGTGAGGTTACTGTGTTGTTGGCTGACTTACACGCATTTCTGGACAATATGAAGGCCTCTTTGGAGGTTGTCAACTACAGAGCGAAGTACTATGAATATGTGGTGAAGGCTATTTTGCGGAGCATTAATGTCCCTATTGAGAAGCTGAAGTTTGTTGTGGGTTCTTCATACCAGACGTCGCATAACTATGCGATGGACCTTTTCCGGATGTCCAATGTGGTGTCGCAGAACGATGCCAAGAGAGCTGGTGCTGATGTTGTCAAGCAAGTTGCCAATCCGCTGTTAAGTGGGTTGATCTATCCATTGATGCAGGCTTTGGACGAGGAATACTTGGATGTTGATGCACAGTTTGGTGGTCTTGACCAAAGGAAAATCTTCGTGTTAGCTGAAGAAAACTTGCAAAGTCTCGGCTACCGGAAGAGGGCGCATTTGATGAATCCGATGGTTCCGGGCTTGACTTCGGGCGGGAAGATGTCTGCTTCGGATCCTAACTCTAAAATCGACGTTTTAGAGGAGCCCAAACAAgtgaaaaagaagattaaCACTGCATACTGCTCTCCAGGAGATGTGGATGATAATGGGTTATTATCTTTTGTAAAATATGTCCTGGAACCAATTCAAGAGTTGAAGAAAGGTGTTGGCtcttttgaattcttcgTTGCTCGTCCAGAAAAGTTTGGTGGGCCAATCACGTACACCTCATTTAACGACTTAAAGCAAGACTTTAAAGATCAAAAATTGGCACCCCCAGACCTGAAGACCGGTGTTTCTGATGGTATTATTGAGTTACTTGCTCCAATAAGAGAGGAGTTTTTAAATTCTCCTGATTTTCAGGAAGCTGCCTTAAAAGGTTATCCAGTCGCCgaacaaaaacagaagaagccaaaaaaGCCAAAGAATAAAGGCACTCAATACCCTGGTATTCAGAACTCAAAATTAGATGAGCCAATTGAACCGGTTTTGTCTGgtaaattaaaaaatacgAATTTAGAAGATGGCAAGTAG
- a CDS encoding uncharacterized protein (similar to Ashbya gossypii AAL147C), translated as MAGSINNIREYLAHLPQLSNYQLNDTVLYQLWKVLFQCLLSDDGGGSNGVDWKGLLHVYESPNWTNGVFQSIRLPSGWREKFLDDYTKMSCAAVNDHRGTSCNKHSQPTETVYYCFNCTTNPLYEICDACFDPSKHVGHRYTSKVVSRPEGKVCHCGDPSGLSDPKNGYECKNALNNGPKDMLDYAHDEKFISVLAPVLDYIIDTVTQVKAWNSDDVFLTVPMMLQQSEYHALQLYEKDCKIHIKDLAAKISRVLHKPLEYGIIMVEKLVRGDAFVIILESKDTQKLKMIKDLFASEHVTVHMKNKSKIFQEYIVDELIRWIYELCCRRPDVSRKLALRVGMMDAWDSKIAGMKYSESSICSQWSKICLSGNFTVQFNQRSTFPWCVPWEFRPAKDEKYDPRLLKIMDQYDKRLSKMDLEDSTTRSPHLEGSRFQYLVTSGTTVMSKISKFRMMKIICSMFTIIDDSKKWLAAQYLDVYCAVLYNTVASESADYKISLMNMLSQYIFQNPNIANMVIKKAPGFIQRALQFAFALLSFSPATLFDCPPIPLAYDLKLPEESIKSKRSVVCFKDVYLIMSTNTVPEALFQNEELTAVIIKCFSSFNNILPLRREAKEHVEFENFDFSSYYFLFSSILVMVDGFVRNVCLIKDPELRREVVHHLLTWSMNLEIRLLNLFRRGVSPTEAYWDPLEEDYTKLQVQTTRETVCDVSSDVISFQVGVEVQNFFNPMSYFFKFVLQWSQCGRYETLPNDLKGYFDLQSFFNDSKKLIWMTESALSTLVLIAQINVGFWVRNGAPIVHQLRMYTKYSMREFTYFSDIFNVQLAMSLANPNDFLVAFISRWNLKNWSAGLPMDDYPDKDITSGMADQCLLLLIQLLSEVRSLTMSSSVEGFEKTMRSEIIHALCFHNCSHSNLMNVIPEHVTKHPAFDLYLENLADYTPPSGLTDHGVYTLKEEYITEVDPYFVGFTATKRYEAEKLMRTRMEKNERIPYVSTFIPAKDVLTELKSTPFCNLYRITSTDLFGIFLKSSLEHIQKFKYESMLSKVAHIVHLCLVNNLAGFVKVFWREYSYEEAELSYYHSIGSLLFSFLLKEEFASDHGKIREIFSMLQRDAPHVNIEGYLKEQTPSYNSDLLKTHTRSLKRGDDEYDRKKLAKKKRDRLLRKLAKQQRQFMENNNVTPEDIDSRETTVDSGFGSLGWDYPDDTCVFCKMPRVQNDTFVYFTHFEQNIVDKYSCFSDLHRLQTVQSNENIQKVHASQGDTNVCHVVKACGHGSHFSCMERHMKASRNAHNHMTKNVPNGLGFALLFCPLCNSLVNSFIPRLCDINPRLQEDVFIGNHQHRYTMSSEELDSLCLKSLIIFCSLTVQSKFSRLPDIYTLFCSIIANTVSNTELIVRAGDPSVSITKRFTNQQLLTLRLLTELKIYILERKLFSHQGGKGSEFPSPPVHEYNDWMTFNAEYLHNNLLLDACRYLNPLARKGTSFGSFIYSTIKRKLHQLFIALATTLVEDSGCIVEDEQYDMDWESDNSSSEPLGAGYILKIVQSYIVALSVAISINHAQLDRLLRWKSVLHQVVYQSILIFLNRVLILIYAEYPIIKKELPMTDNNLDPLLTYFGVPSLDQILVDFTDNDLPYTKNSILECSLGPNVQVYAQKVYSLRIESPYGSPLVPLPKRLSELLSSEEEQVQYRINRHEVAICLFCGSRVFIQNASMLHNFMIGECTNHYFNECTQMAVYGCFLLVRSNTVYLAYGDRGTFFKAPYINKHGEVDEDYKYGTPVFLDDKLYSHLRNDIVLGGKIPHLVHRLTENMSDVGGWESM; from the coding sequence ATGGCAGGCAGCATCAACAATATTAGAGAGTACCTAGCACATCTGCCACAGCTATCGAATTACCAGTTGAATGATACGGTGCTATACCAACTTTGGAAGGTTCTTTTCCAGTGTCTGCTAAGTGATGATGGGGGAGGTTCGAATGGTGTTGATTGGAAGGGTTTGTTGCATGTTTATGAAAGTCCCAATTGGACGAATGGGGTATTTCAGTCTATACGGCTACCGTCAGGATGGCGGGAGAAGTTTTTGGATGATTACACAAAGATGAGCTGTGCCGCCGTTAACGATCACAGAGGTACCAGTTGTAATAAGCATTCGCAGCCGACGGAGACGGTGTattattgttttaattGCACCACGAACCCGTTGTATGAGATATGTGATGCATGTTTTGATCCTAGTAAGCATGTAGGTCATCGGTATACTTCGAAGGTGGTTAGCAGGCCGGAGGGGAAGGTATGTCACTGCGGAGATCCGTCAGGTTTAAGTGATCCAAAAAATGGGTACGAATGCAAGAATGCGCTGAATAACGGACCGAAGGATATGTTAGATTATGCGCACGATGAGAAGTTTATTTCGGTTCTTGCTCCTGTATTGGATTACATTATTGACACAGTTACACAAGTGAAAGCGTGGAACAGTGACGATGTGTTTTTGACCGTTCCTATGATGCTGCAACAATCTGAATACCATGCATTGCAGTTGTATGAAAAGGACTGCAAAATTCACATAAAGGACTTGGCTGCAAAAATCAGCAGAGTGTTGCACAAGCCCTTAGAGTATGGCATAATTATGGTGGAAAAGTTGGTTCGTGGTGATGCATTTGTTATTATATTGGAATCTAAAGATACCCAGAAGCTTAAAATGATTAAAGATTTATTTGCAAGTGAACATGTTACGGTGCATATGAAAAACAAGAGTAAAATTTTCCAAGAGTACATAGTAGATGAGCTTATCAGGTGGATTTATGAATTGTGTTGTAGAAGACCTGATGTTAGCAGGAAGTTGGCTCTTCGAGTAGGAATGATGGATGCATGGGATTCGAAAATTGCTGGAATGAAGTACAGTGAGTCTTCTATTTGTTCACAGTGGTCTAAAATATGTTTATCAGGAAATTTCACTGTGCAATTCAATCAAAGAAGCACATTTCCATGGTGTGTACCTTGGGAATTCCGACCTGCGAAAGATGAAAAGTATGATCCTAGATTGTTAAAAATTATGGATCAATATGATAAGCGACTATCCAAGATGGATCTCGAAGATTCCACAACAAGGTCCCCGCACTTGGAGGGCTCTcgttttcaatatttggtGACAAGCGGCACGACTGTAATGTCTAAGATATCGAAATTTagaatgatgaagataattTGCTCTATGTTTactattattgatgattctAAAAAGTGGCTAGCTGCCCAATATTTGGATGTTTACTGTGCTGTCCTTTATAATACGGTTGCATCCGAATCTGCTGATTACAAGATTTCCTTAATGAATATGTTATCTCAATACATATTTCAAAACCCAAATATTGCAAATATGGTCATCAAGAAGGCTCCAGGGTTTATTCAAAGGGCTTTGCAGTTTGCATTTGCCTTACTGTCATTTTCGCCCGCCACTTTATTCGATTGTCCTCCTATCCCATTGGCATATGATTTAAAATTACCGGAAGAGAGTATTAAAAGCAAGAGATCAGTAGTTTGCTTTAAGGATGTTTATCTGATAATGTCTACAAACACGGTACCAGAAGCacttttccaaaatgaaGAGTTAACAGCAGTTATAATCAAAtgtttttcatcatttaaCAATATCTTACCTTTAAGAAGAGAGGCTAAAGAACATgtggaatttgaaaactttgatttttcgtcatattattttttattttcctcGATTTTGGTCATGGTTGATGGTTTTGTAAGAAACGTGTGCCTAATTAAAGATCCAGAGCTTCGCAGAGAGGTGGTTCACCATTTACTAACTTGGTCGATGAATCTGGAAATTAGACTACTAAATCTGTTTCGTAGAGGTGTTTCTCCAACAGAAGCTTATTGGGATCCATTAGAAGAGGATTATACAAAACTTCAAGTTCAAACAACCAGAGAAACAGTTTGTGATGTAAGTTCTGATGTTATAAGTTTTCAAGTTGGCGTAGAAGTTCAGAACTTTTTCAATCCAATGtcatatttctttaaatttgtGCTGCAATGGAGCCAGTGCGGAAGGTATGAAACATTACCAAATGATTTAAAGGGATATTTTGATCTTCAgtcattttttaatgatagCAAAAAGTTAATATGGATGACAGAATCTGCGCTATCAACTTTAGTATTGATAGCTCAAATTAACGTTGGGTTTTGGGTGAGGAATGGTGCTCCAATTGTCCATCAATTGAGGATGTACACCAAATATAGCATGCGAGAATTCACTTACTTTagtgatatttttaatgtaCAATTGGCTATGAGTCTAGCTAATCCAAATGATTTCTTAGTTGCATTTATTTCAAGGTGGAACTTAAAGAATTGGTCTGCTGGTTTACCTATGGATGATTACCCTGATAAAGATATAACCTCTGGTATGGCCGATCAGTGTTTGTTGTTATTGATTCAATTATTATCCGAAGTACGGTCTTTAACAATGTCATCATCAGTAGAGGGCTTTGAGAAAACCATGAGATCTGAAATTATACATGCATTATGTTTTCATAATTGTAGCCACAGTAACTTAATGAATGTGATCCCGGAACACGTTACCAAACATCCTGCATTTGATTTATACCTTGAAAATTTAGCGGATTATACTCCTCCAAGTGGATTAACAGATCATGGCGTTTATACTTTAAAGGAGGAGTATATCACTGAGGTTGATCCCtattttgttggttttaCAGCGACTAAAAGGTACGAGGCTGAAAAGCTAATGAGAACTAGGATGGAAAAGAATGAGCGTATTCCCTACGTGAGTACTTTTATTCCTGCAAAGGATGTGCTTACTGAATTAAAATCTACACCATTCTGTAACTTATATCGGATCACCAGCACCGATCTTTTTGGCATCTTCTTGAAAAGCAGCCTCGAACATATCCAAAAGTTTAAATATGAATCAATGTTGTCGAAAGTTGCTCATATTGTCCACTTATGCTTAGTCAATAATTTGGCTGGCTTTGTGAAGGTATTTTGGAGAGAATATTCTTACGAAGAAGCGGAATTATCTTATTACCATAGCATAGGATCTCTGCTCTTCTCCtttcttttaaaggaaGAGTTTGCAAGTGATCATGGTAAGATTCGTGAAATTTTCTCAATGTTACAAAGAGACGCACCTCATGTTAACATAGAGGGGTATTTGAAGGAGCAAACGCCAAGTTACAATTCTGATCTCCTAAAGACTCATACTAGAAGTTTAAAGAGAGGagatgatgaatatgaTCGTAAGAAGTTGGCCAAGAAGAAACGAGACAGGTTATTGAGAAAACTTGCAAAGCAGCAACGCCAGTTCATGGAGAATAACAATGTAACTCCTGAGGATATCGACTCAAGGGAGACTACAGTGGACAGCGGTTTTGGGTCACTTGGCTGGGATTATCCTGATGATACCTGTGTATTCTGTAAGATGCCTCGTGTTCAGAATGATACCTTTGTTTATTTTACTCATTTTGAGCAGAACATTGTGGATAAATACAGTTGCTTCAGTGATTTACATCGCTTGCAAACGGTTCAAAGCAATGAAAACATTCAGAAGGTTCACGCATCACAAGGTGATACTAATGTTTGTCATGTTGTTAAAGCATGTGGTCATGGATCCCATTTTTCATGTATGGAGCGTCATATGAAAGCTTCCAGGAATGCGCACAATCATATGACCAAAAACGTTCCTAATGGATTAGGGTttgcattattattttgtcCACTTTGTAATTCATTAGTCAACTCCTTCATTCCTCGGCTTTGTGATATTAATCCAAGACTTCAAGAAGATGTTTTTATCGGTAATCATCAGCATCGATACACTATGAGCTCTGAGGAGTTGGATTCATTGTGCTTAAAatctttgataatattttgcTCTCTAACTGTGCAGTCCAAATTCTCCAGACTCCCTGACATATATACGTTATTTTGCTCCATAATTGCGAATACTGTTTCAAACACAGAACTTATTGTGAGGGCAGGTGATCCTTCTGTTAGTATTACCAAAAGATTTACAAACCAGCAATTATTAACTTTGCGCCTTTTAACGGAGTTGAAGATATACATTTTAGAAAGAAAATTGTTCTCGCACCAAGGGGGTAAAGGTAGTGAATTCCCAAGTCCACCAGTACATGAGTACAATGACTGGATGACTTTCAATGCTGAATATTTACACAATAACCTTTTATTGGATGCCTGTCGATATTTAAATCCCCTTGCTCGGAAGGGCACTTCCTTTGGATCTTTTATCTATTCGACCATCAAGAGAAAGTTGCACCAACTTTTTATTGCGTTGGCAACAACTTTAGTAGAGGACTCTGGCTGCATAGTGGAGGATGAGCAATATGATATGGATTGGGAAAGTGACAACTCTAGTTCTGAGCCGTTGGGCGCCGGTTATATTCTGAAGATAGTCCAGTCATATATTGTTGCGTTGTCTGTTGCTATTTCGATCAACCATGCTCAATTGGATAGGTTGTTGAGATGGAAGTCAGTATTGCATCAAGTTGTTTACCAATCCATTCTCATATTTTTGAACAgggttttaattttaatcTATGCTGAATATcctattattaaaaaagagtTGCCGATGACGGACAATAATTTAGATCCTTTATTGACTTACTTTGGAGTACCGTCCTTGGATCAGATTTTGGTCGATTTCACTGATAATGATCTCCCCTATACTAAGAATTCTATCCTGGAGTGTTCACTGGGCCCAAATGTTCAAGTATATGCACAAAAGGTCTACTCTCTAAGAATAGAATCGCCTTATGGCTCTCCATTAGTGCCATTACCCAAGAGATTATCCGAACTATTATCCAGTGAGGAAGAACAAGTGCAATATCGCATTAATAGACATGAAGTCGCTATATGTTTATTTTGCGGTTCCAGAGTATTTATTCAGAATGCTTCCATGTTGCATAATTTTATGATTGGGGAGTGTACAAATcattattttaatgaatGCACTCAAATGGCTGTGTATGGATGCTTTTTATTGGTTAGAAGCAATACTGTGTATTTGGCATATGGTGATCGCGGcacattttttaaagcGCCATACATCAACAAGCATGGagaagttgatgaggaCTACAAATATGGAACACCGGTATTTCTAGACGACAAATTGTACTCCCATTTACGTAACGATATTGTTCTTGGTGGTAAAATACCCCACTTGGTCCATAGACTGACCGAAAACATGTCCGATGTCGGTGGTTGGGAAAGTATGTAG
- the QCR9 gene encoding ubiquinol--cytochrome-c reductase subunit 9 (similar to Ashbya gossypii AAL145W): MAFKLYNILFKRNSVFVGTIFASAFVFQAVFDNAVTSWYESHNKGKLWKDVKLKLMDSADDDDEDDE; this comes from the exons ATG GCCTTCAAGCTATACAACATTTTGTTCAAGAGAAATTCAGTTTTTGTTGGTACTATCTTTGCCTCCGCTTTCGTTTTCCAGgctgtttttgataacGCTGTTACATCGTGGTATGAGTCCCACAACAAAGGTAAATTGTGGAAGGATGTGAAGCTAAAATTGATGGACTCTGcagatgacgatgacgaaGACGATGAATGA
- the TIM13 gene encoding protein translocase subunit TIM13 (similar to Ashbya gossypii AAL144C), whose amino-acid sequence MGLSSIFGGGSPSQQQETLIPNDNSNVKTQLKNQISQELAVANATELVNKVTENCFEKCLSAPYSIGQDGCVDQCLAKYMRSWNTISQAYIARIQQASADGDI is encoded by the coding sequence ATGGGATTGTCTTCTATATTTGGTGGTGGTTCTCCATCTCAGCAACAAGAAACGCTTATCCCAAACGATAACTCAAATGTCAAGACCCAGTTGAAGAATCAAATCTCTCAAGAACTAGCTGTTGCAAATGCTACTGAATTGGTTAACAAGGTAACTGAAAactgttttgaaaaatgttTATCAGCCCCTTACAGTATAGGGCAAGATGGATGTGTTGACCAGTGCCTTGCGAAATATATGAGAAGTTGGAATACCATCTCCCAGGCCTATATCGCTAGGATCCAGCAGGCGTCTGCAGACGGTGACATTTAG